The region CACAGGCTGAAACACAGCTCTGGCCTGTTTTTTCCACATTCAAACAGCATTAGTACAACTAATTTCCAGAGAAGCCATGCAGTAGGCACAGAGATCATTGCTCTTGATGGTACACAACAGCAATCATAGTATCAGTGCAAGGCAAATAAGCTAAAGCTTATTAACACAACATTGTTTGATGTGTTCAGAAAACTAACTTACCTTTATCTTAGGGTTTTTAATAGTGTGTAATTAAAATACTGCAATCTCTTTAGAAGTTGAATTGTTATATTCAGGCTGTTATGCCAGTGGCAAATTTGCTATAGCTTGGAACCGTTTATGACTACATGACTACTTCGAGCCTGTAAAACCTATTCCAGAAAATCTCTCCAAGACTGAGGTTTCATTAGACAGCCACAGAGGTCCTGTTCACAGCTACATAGTTTTATTCTATTCcttcccccccaaccccaccccaccagctAGTCCAAGTCTGAAATGTTGATGAGGTGATTCTagcttctaaataaaaataatcaatttgGCCAAGAGAATTAACAGCTTTCCTCCCTGCCCTCCGGACAAGTTAGAGCTGAACTGGCTCATCCAAGGATCAGATGAATACTAAAACTAGCACAAGGTAAGATGCAGATTCAAGGGGTGGTCCCATGCAACAGCTTGCCACCACTAAGCTGCCTTGTAGTTTCATCCTAAGTGAACAAAAATTTTGGACAAGTTAGTTTTAAGCATATGCTGAAGTGCTTTTCCAAACCATTGCTGAAAGGGGAGTGCTCGAGAAGCTGTCACACAAGTTCAAACAGATGGCAGAAGTGACCAGCACCAGGGCACATTTAGGTGCAGAATTCAACAGCCAAACAAACTTGAATTTCAAAAGGCTCACACCAAGTCAGCCACCTCAGCTGCACAGCTGTTCCAGCATTCCTTGGCCTACCATGCCCTCCCATCCCAGTTGTGATAACTCACTCATGTCAAGTGTTAATTTGACTGGCATATAAATCATTACACTAATATAATTATTTACAAGAATAGAGTGTTCATTCAGAAGTGTAAGCACAGATGTAAATCTCTCCCCTGTTTGTGACATATCTTCTTTCAAACTAAACCCTGAGAAAACCAATCTCAAATTCTATGCCTACTCACCTACATTGTAACTGcattttgaaagacttttttttttaaacagactaaGAAGCCTAAAACCACAGGTAAAATAATGTAGCATCACACATAAATCAGCTTCAGTTTGCCTTTGCAGAAAGGCCTCTACTATTTTTCACAGAAGACAGACAGGTATCAGTAACTGAGCTTTACCATTGGTGTGAATAGCCAGAAAACCTCAAAGGTCAAGGGAGCAAGGTTTATCAAGAGAGTGATGCTCTGGCTTTTACACACAGAGGACTGTGGAAAGGTTTAGTACTAGAGATACATAACAAAAACCTTCcctcccccagaaaaaaaaacagaagtgaaatcAAAGCATGAGAAGCATTGGGAAAGAATAATACTTCACAGCTGATAAAGATAAAAgtagaaaagattttaaaagtgcaGTGCTAAAATAGCAGGGATGGTGCTAGAAAACATAACATTCATCTTTCCTCAACCTGTCTAGTCAGAGTAATTGATGACACTAAAAGCTACAGAAAAGGATTGCTCACCCACACAGATCAGTTAAGACAGGTCTTAGACGGTGATGCAAACACTAGGTTAGCAGGACACTTAGCCACATCGTAATTAGGACTGCTTTTCTCCACAGTTGAATACATGAATACGCCTGTCTTCTAGAAGTCTGCTATAGTCATTTGGTTATTACAGAAAGTTAATAACATAATAAGATCTCATTAACTTAGCTTCTTTTCATAAATTAAAGCAGATGTTACTTGTAGATAGAAGAAACTTCAAACTTCATTGCTCTCCTAACCTCCACAGGACAAGGAAGGCATACACATCATACTTTAGACAGAGTATTTCACTGAAACTGGGAAGAGCAACTCTCTCCACTTCTATTGAGGTTAGGCACCATGCTGGCAAAGACTATCATTCCATTCAAGGTTCTCCTGTCTCCCCAGATCCATCCAGCATAAAAGTCAGACCAAAGTCAGTGCAGAAGTTTCTGCTTATTCAGCCAACCTACCTCATTCCATAAGCAGCAGGAATTTAATCATTGCGCTGATCGTTCATCCAGGACCATTTATTCAGAGTAGGTTAGCAATCCTGAGAGCATTCATAGGGTTTGCTGACAAGCCTCCGACCCTCAGGAAAAGTCACAGGAGACTGAAGAATGAGACTATGCCACATGCCTTACCTCTGCAAGCTATACTGCAACTCCAGCTTTATTTTAGCTAGCCATAGAATTGCAAGCAGCTAATAACTGATTAATacttcaaatatatttcaaatagcTTGAGAAGTCTTGGCATAGTCTCTTCAGAACAACTTTCCCTTTTCTTAATGGAACTTTCACATTGCTTTTCTGGGAGATATATTACTGTTTCCACCTAAACTCTACAAGTTTAGTTTAGTGCATGAAAGTAACTGGCTGATAACACCATATGCTACCATCTTGGACACCAATCTACAGGCAACGAACAATCCACAGGTCACAACCTGAGAATCTCTATTTTCTCTTGTTTGAGAGTCTAAGTAAGATCCACACACCTTTCAAATGGCACAGCAAATTAATTGCCAAAGTAAGCCTGAGAGAAGCTGTTGCAGGTGTAACTGAAGCAGTTTAAGGAAAACATTCTGAACAGTCATTTCAGATTTGTTAACTGACTGGAATGAAAATCAAATACTTCACAtcattaaagagaagaaaaggaaatgcatGAATTCAGTTGCTGTTTGAAGAAAGGAGGTCCACATTCTCCACCACGCAAAGGCGGCTGGTGTTGTAAATAACATGTTCAAAGAATCTTTGATACAATTTTCCCACTGCTCTGATGGAAGTGTTGCtaattaaacaaataaagaaTGCTATAAGCTGTTTTGTTCAGACTCCTTGATATGTGACTACTCATTTATCATCAAGATAGAGCAGACAATGGAGAGTCATGACTGAACAGCTTCAACAGACCTCAGGGACTAGAGCTGAGCAACTTGTGGAACAACTACAGTTTGGTGGGCAGCACTCCAAAGTCCCCATTATAGGTGTTTGTATGATTCCTACATAAGGCAAATGAAGGGGCATTTTTCATAAGACCCACCTACCACCCCATTGCAATGTGCTTAATTATGCTTGCTGACTCTTCAGATGAGTGAGTACATTATCTGACAAGTCATTTTTAACCTTATTCTCATCTACTCTGAAACTGGTAAGATCACTTCTACAGTCACAGCTTAGACATCTGGCTACCTAACTAAATGGTCTGGGCTGGTGGTCCCCccaaaaaggaacagaaaactgaaaaactttcaatgttttttgtgaaaatgattGCTACCACTAAAATGTGACTACAAGGCTAGGCTGCAGATACATACAGACTGCAAGATACAGGTTACAAAATTAACAATTGCGTGTTGATGACAACTGTCCTTGACAGTGCTAGACAAACTCCTGGTAGACCATAAAACAAATCTGAGGAAAGCTCTGAACCAGTAGTCTTATGCCTACTCAAGCTCCAGAAAAACATATCCACCCATTTATATTATAAAACCTGTGTTAAGTACTTTCCTTTAGAAAATGGAAAAGTGCAGTTTTCTAGAGCATGCATCTGGAAGATACTATTTTTCTCAGTTGACAGATTCTCTCTATTTTGAGAAATGAACCCAAGAACATATGAACTGCAAAACCATACCAAAGCACTTAGAAGTTTTAAGTACAACTAGTATGACTATTTTCATAGCTAAGAGTATAACTGATTTTTCCTTCATATTCACTACTCAGCATGCTACCACAGTATATGAAACACATGTGCTGTCCAGGGTAATTTACTGGTGGCATGTAGTTGGAATCATTTTGCAAGGGAAGAGTTAGTTTTGATGACACTTTTTGGATCACATGCACATGTTTTGCTTGAACATGATCCAactcatttttcaaagaaaaaagtcaagAACTTGTAGATTAAACTTTGTAAGTAAAATTATGCATCTTGGGATAAGttattatgaaattaaaataatttaaagctgcTAATTCCACTCATCCAAAATGCTAAATAGAGCTAGCTGGTCTATCAGTGGAATATTGTGTCTATATTTGATTATAGATACTAAGAGTCCCAGcaataaagacaaaaatcaaactgCTATGCTAACAGGCCACAAGACTCAGCATGGTGTAGTTTCAAGTAACATAGTTTAAGCTGTTTTCTCTTCTGTAGAATATTCATATGTACACTAAGTGCAATACTCCCATATTTACACTAAAACTATAGGCAGAAGTAAGTTTATTTAACACCAGGGAGCCTGAAGAGACTAGAATAACAGTAAGTATTGATACATTACAGACAATTATAAGCCACTGAATTTTCCAAGGCTTTAGCAATCCTGCCAGCCTAATTCAACTGACAACTACAGCGGCTGCATAAAGAGGTATTTGATTTAGTAACTGCATTACATTTAAGGTTTAGACTATTTATGAATGTCCTAATTACTTGAGTAGTATTTCCCTCTTTACTCAGTATTTATCTCTTCCTGTATCAATGTCAGGCCACCTAGAAGATTTGTTCAACTCCTACAAAGATAAGTATACCTGCATAACTCCAAAAATCAAGTCATTCATAAGTGAATGAAGACAACTACTCTGGTTAAGACAGCAGTACACAAGTCTTCAAATTCTGGGCCCTAGTCTCTCactatgtggattttttttttacaattatgaCAGAGCTGGAGCTGAATGCTTTTGCTTCCCCCTTTTGGTAAGTTGAAGAGAACTCCTCTAGGAGGAGAGCTTTAAGCTGAAAGTTTGGGGGATCCACACGACAGGGATATGCAGATCACTGCTCTCCGAGCTAAATACTGAAGATCTGCTCTACAGAAGGACCTTAGTGTCACAGAACTTCAGACTCTGATCATCACCTTGCCCCTGCCCCTCCACAAGTCTCACTCAGCGATCAGGGTACTATGCTGATGTTACTTATCCAGCAACAGCattattctttcagaaaaagagtGTCACAGTGGGTATAAGAATCTCAAATTGTCCCAAAATAAGGGTCTGTACAGTAGTTTTATTAAATACAGTTCCAAGATCTAAACCAGATTTTGATACTTAACCTTTATTCTAAAACCACAAGAAAGAAGACCAGTTATTCCTATATTTGCTTAAAACTGATTAAGCAACAGCTTTATCTTATACTGTGATTTAACATTTTCCAAATTTGAATCCTGAcatatcacagaaagaaaatttcctagtCTGCACAAGTTCAGCTCCAGTAATTGACAAGTGCAACCAAGTCAGTCATTCCTGCAACAGGAAAGATAGTGTTACACTTCTGCTACAGTTTTATGCATCTGCAAATTATAGTAAGCCAGAGCTGGCTTGTTTCAAACCAGGAATGGATTTTGTCCCTGTGTTTTCAATATCAGAAGCATTCAAGTTATCACAGCATGAAATAACAGGTTTTTAATACTGCAGTGGATTTTACGCTGTGGAAATTGCTACATGATGCAGTGGTGACATGTTTATATAGAACACTCACAGGAAGGATTATACAAATCATGAATGtcagcaaaatgaaaagcatctgtTTAGGCTATGGCACACTGCTAAGGCTCTCTTGACTGCCAGGTTGTGATATGGTACACAGCCCAGTTGGAGTCACAACAGCAAACCAGTGACAGACTTTCATGTCACTGCCTACTGCAGAAGTTGAATACTTCAGATTGTGGATGCTATTGTAAAGCAAGCTCAGATCACCTGCATACCACACAAAGAGCAGGCAGTCAATCTTATTTCTGATGTTTCAAGGGGACAGTACTAGAAtctcatttcagatttttatataGAAGTACAATGAGGCTTGATTAAGTCAAGGGATGAGGAATAATTTCCCACCACATATTAAAAACCCAGGAAGTACAGACACTTAACTACTGAAGCAATGTTACATGTAAGATCCGTGTCTTTAAAATCCATTTACAGTTTTTTGGACAAAACACCCTCCAAGAATAGTTAAAAGTCTACATAATGCTCCAGAGTATTAGCTTTGCTTTTGGACCACCAGTTTAGCTGACATGGAAAAGACTAGCTGTATAAGACTTCACACATCTAGACACATTGTTCTATTTAAGTCAGCACTGACTTGCATCAAAAAAGTTGGCTTCAAATCAGCTGATTCAGATGATATCTTATGAATTAAGTACTATTACTTTTAACAGAagtccacccactgttggtcaaGCCAACCTTTCCTGGGATCATGAAGgggaagacaaggaaaaaaagctttgccAACAGCAAAAgctaaaaggaaaagcaaagcaggaCACTATCTGCAGGATGTGTACATATGAACAGATCCTCAATTAAATATAAAGGGTGTTGACTGCTGCTTAGAAGCTTAAGCCAAGATCTCGAGTTCCACGGTTCAGATCTAACTATACCTTCCTGGAgtaattaggtttttttaaagtcacttcACACTAACATTTAGAGATGAGCGAAACTGTTATGGAAACCCTATCATAGCAGTACTAGACTAAGTTTAGTTTTCTATTACTGTAAGAGACTCAGAACACACAGAGGGTGCTTTAAAAAGGTCTCTGAAACAATGTTATAAATAAGTGTGTGACTTAGGCCTGAAGGAAGAACAGCTGGAGAATTTAGGATCCTCCCATATTTTAATTCATGGTGATGTCATAATTTAGAGTTCTTGGAAACTTTGTCAATTCGGCATTTAAACCACATCAATAACAGTCATTAAATCTAGTGCACATCTCTGTTTGCTTAAGCATCAATTTAACTTTTATGAAGGGGAACACGCAGAGCTCTTAGTCGTAAGAAGTCATATGAGCTTTCCCAGAACTTTTCAAATTGTCTTAAAATATACTTTCAGAGTTTAAAAGAGTTTCTAAATACATTATCCCGTGTGCACTGAAGTTTAAGCACTCTCTCTGCAAGCTTTACAATACACTGGAAAAAGACTGCTCTGCCATTAAGTGTTTCACAGCACAGACTTTAAGGGGCTCCTTTAGGGTTATGAAACAGCATTTCACTTCCATGTTTAAAAAGTTATATCTGGGAGGGCCTTCTAAGTTTTGAAGATGAGGCATTTCACaaaattttattatgaaaagGTAAGAGCAGCCAAAGAAGGCTTAAGTTGAAGTATATTTCAGATTGCTTAATCCTTTGATTGTTATGCAAGTGTATTTCATAACCTTATTTGAAGGACCAAAGAGCAGTTTTAGTACTAACAATGGGCTCAGTCTGACAGCTAATGCTAACCCGAGTGTGCATCATGCTCTCCTTCAACACTCCAATTTATGTAACTCCACACTATTGtgggtttaaaaataaaccacacgGGAAAACAAGGTTTAGACAGACAAAAAAAGTAGTATCACATAGCTTGTTCTCCTTGATTAGCATCTGCTAGTTATGGCGACGTTATCACCCCAGAAACCATATTAAAGACTTTCTTACTTCTACTGGCAGCTCCCAGAGAAAGCTATGAGGACAAATATGCAGGATTCCTGAAAAAGTGTTCTTGGCTTGATTTCTTGAGAAATCCTTTTTGCCTTTCCTCCCAGCCTTCAAAAGGAACAATTTGCCTCCAAGGCAATTCAAACAACGTTTCCAGCAGgggttttaagtattttttccagaaatgtgcAAGTTTGCTATTGTAACCATCATTAAAACAGCATCTTAAAACTGCTAACATTCTGGCAGAAGACTATTGGAGGAAGGCTGAGAAGCCATGCATTAACTGTAGCAACCTTTAAGCAGACTCAGAGGTTATGCTTGCAAAAGATTTCATATTCTAGACTATAGAGAAGGGCACAAGGCTTAGAACTCTGGATTCCAAGAGAACATAGTTGACTTAAAACtatttgttaataattttaatactCACCCTTCCTGTTAAACAGAACAGTAAGTTAAGAAAAAGAACCCCCAACATGGTGATCTTACTAATGAAAGGAAGCAAGTGCAAAACTCCAGGCAAGAGGCATTAAGCAACAGCAGTTAATTTCCCCAAAATTAACTGAcaagaaaggcaggagaaagaagtTTGTAGTTACCCAGAAGTGTGCGTGACAGTTGACCATCATGGTCCTCTCAATGAGCTCATCAGGACACTCCAGAAGATGGTGTCCAGAGACCACACCAGCATTGTTAACCAGGACAGACACCTCGCCAACCTCCTTGCGGACCCTCTCAGCTGTTGAGTAGACATTTTCTCTTTTGCCCACATCACAGGTGTACGTGTAAACCTGCAAGTTGCAATGGGGCAGCGCATCTTTTTCTCCATCTCCAGCTACTAAGGAATAGAGACAAGAAAAcagagggggaggggggaataaaaTTCTTGTATTTTGACATTCAAACAAGTAGTCGAGTGGAAACAGCGAACGCATTTCCCTTGCGGTAAAAGTTCTATTTACTTTGGTGTCACCACGGCACACAAGGACTCGTCTATTTACTACTGCTGCCAAAGCGTTTTAAGCAAAGCGGGAGGTTTTGACGCCGCTGTCGGAGCAGGGctcggctccccgctccccaCCGCGGCGCCCGGGCCCGAGGCCGGCCCCGGCTGGCCCAGGCACCGACGGGGCGTTTGAcgcccccgcgcccggcgggcTCCAGCCCGAAGCCGCGCTCACCTGAGGCGGGTCGCAGGTGAGCGCGGCTCCGGGCTGGAGCCCGCCGGGCGCGCAGCCTCGTCTAACCCTCCcccgggctggggcagggccggcggccgGGCAGGTGAGAGGCGAGGGGCAGCGCCCAGgcccgggccgggcagcggggccagcCCGGGGAGCCAGCTCCGGCAGGCCGCCGCTTACCtctgggggcggcggcggcggccgcctcGGCCATCTCCCGGTAGATGTGGCGCACCATGCCCGCCGTCTCCTCGTTGCTCTGCGTATTGATGTCCCACAGCACCAGCAGCGCCCGGCGCCGGGCAAACTCCAGGGCGAAGAGGCGGCCCaggccgctgcccgccccggtgATCAGGCACACCTGCCCCGCCACGCTCTTCTCCTTGGGCCGCACCAGCCACTTGGCTGCGGCCAGCACGAAAGCCCAGAGCACTCTGAAAGTCACCACGAAGAGCTCCAGCAGGATGTTCATGCTGTCGGGACCCGCGCGTCCCGGCACGGCCGCCCGCGGAGCCGGAGGGGACGGACG is a window of Athene noctua chromosome 2, bAthNoc1.hap1.1, whole genome shotgun sequence DNA encoding:
- the RDH10 gene encoding retinol dehydrogenase 10 isoform X1, whose product is MNILLELFVVTFRVLWAFVLAAAKWLVRPKEKSVAGQVCLITGAGSGLGRLFALEFARRRALLVLWDINTQSNEETAGMVRHIYREMAEAAAAAAPRVAGDGEKDALPHCNLQVYTYTCDVGKRENVYSTAERVRKEVGEVSVLVNNAGVVSGHHLLECPDELIERTMMVNCHAHFWTTKAFLPKMLEMNHGHIVTVASSLGLFSTAGVEDYCASKFGAVGFHESLSHELKAAEKDGIKTTLVCPYLVDTGMFRGCRIRKEIEPFLPPLKPEYCVKQAMRAILTDQPMICTPRLMYMVTFMKSILPFEAVVCMYRFLGADKCMYPFIAQRKQATNNNEAKNGI
- the RDH10 gene encoding retinol dehydrogenase 10 isoform X2, translated to MNILLELFVVTFRVLWAFVLAAAKWLVRPKEKSVAGQVCLITGAGSGLGRLFALEFARRRALLVLWDINTQSNEETAGMVRHIYREMAEAAAAAAPRAGDGEKDALPHCNLQVYTYTCDVGKRENVYSTAERVRKEVGEVSVLVNNAGVVSGHHLLECPDELIERTMMVNCHAHFWTTKAFLPKMLEMNHGHIVTVASSLGLFSTAGVEDYCASKFGAVGFHESLSHELKAAEKDGIKTTLVCPYLVDTGMFRGCRIRKEIEPFLPPLKPEYCVKQAMRAILTDQPMICTPRLMYMVTFMKSILPFEAVVCMYRFLGADKCMYPFIAQRKQATNNNEAKNGI